One genomic segment of Arachis duranensis cultivar V14167 chromosome 4, aradu.V14167.gnm2.J7QH, whole genome shotgun sequence includes these proteins:
- the LOC107483237 gene encoding obg-like ATPase 1, with the protein MPPKAAKSKEAPAERPILGRFSSHLKIGIVGLPNVGKSTLFNTLTKMAIPAENFPFCTIEPNEARVNVPDERFEWLCQLYKPKSEVSAFLEIHDIAGLVRGAHQGQGLGNSFLSHIRAVDGIFHVLRAFEDPDIIHVDDVVDPVRDLEVITEELRLKDIEFMERKLEDLEKSMKRSNDKQLKIEHECCQRVKAFIEEGKDVRLGDWKAADIEIINTFQLLTAKPVVYLVNMTEKDYQRKKNKFLPKIHAWVQEHGGGQIIPFSCVLERTLADMPPDEAAKYCEANQVQSALSKIIKTGFSAINLIYFFTAGPDEVKCWQIRRQTKAPQAAGTIHTDFEKGFICAEVMKFDDLKELGSEAAVKAAGKYKQEGKTYVVQDGDIIFFKFNVSGGGKK; encoded by the exons ATGCCTCCAAAAGCTGCGAAATCGAAGGAAGCACCTGCTGAGCGCCCAATCCTTGGTCGATTCTCTTCTCACCTCAAGATTGGCATT GTGGGCTTGCCAAATGTGGGAAAATCTACACTTTTTAATACACTCACCAAGATGGCAATACCTGCTGAGAACTTCCCATTTTGCACCATTGAGCCTAATGAGGCAAGGGTCAATGTCCCTGATGAGAGATTTGAGTGGCTCTGCCAATTATACAAGCCAAAAAGCGAG GTTTCAGCTTTCTTAGAAATCCATGATATAGCTGGATTGGTCCGAGGTGCTCATCAAGGACAAGGGTTGGGAAATAGTTTTTTGTCCCACATCCGTGCTGTAGACGGCATTTTTCACGTTCTAC GAGCATTTGAGGATCCTGATATTATCCATGTAGATGATGTTGTTGATCCAGTGAGGGATTTAGAGGTTATTACTGAAGAATTGCGGCTGAAG GATATTGAATTCATGGAAAGAAAGCTAGAGGATCTTGAGAAGAGCATGAAGAGGAGCAACGACAAGCAGTTAAAAATTGAGCACGAATGCTGTCAAAGG GTTAAGGCATTCATTGAGGAAGGAAAAGATGTGCGCCTAGGGGATTGGAAAGCTGCTGATATTGAGATTATAAATACATTTCAATTGCTAACTGCAAAGCCTGTTGTATATTtg GTTAATATGACAGAAAAAGAttaccaaagaaaaaagaacaagtttcttccaaaaattcatgcatg GGTCCAGGAGCATGGTGGTGGACAAATTATTCCTTTCAGTTGTGTTTTAGAGAGGACTCTTGCTGATATGCCGCCAGACGAAGCAGCTAAGTATTGTGAGGCGAACCAAGTTCAAAG TGCTCTTAGCAAAATAATAAAGACTGGATTTTCAGCTATTAATCTCATATACTTCTTCACAGCAGGACCTGATGAG GTTAAATGTTGGCAAATTAGACGCCAAACAAAGGCTCCCCAAGCTGCAGGGACTATCCACActgattttgaaaaaggatttatCTGTGCTGAG GTAATGAAGTTTGATGATCTAAAGGAACTTGGTAGTGAGGCAGCTGTAAAg GCTGCTGGAAAGTATAAGCAGGAAGGTAAAACCTATGTAGTCCAAGATGGTGACATTATATTTTTCAAGTTCAATGTTTCTGGTGGAGGCAAGAAGTGA
- the LOC107483236 gene encoding probable receptor-like protein kinase At1g30570, translating to MWRVLGVGHSYLLILMMLVSVRLSIVEAQKKSFLINCGSNSSVNVDGRRWVGDMNPNNNVTLSSPGVAVSTSPLSGISIYDSLYKTARIFTGSLNYTIKDLQGNYVLRFHFSPFVDVEDYNVNKSSFSVVANSLKLLSEFNVPEKISQLQNSGKNSSSFSLIKEYLFDISAELVIEFVSTGNSFGFVNAIEVVPVVDELFASSVRKVGGGNLNVMGRGMETMYRLNVGGPEIQPDQDPDLWRTWEMDSGYMITQNAGIGINNSSNITYASANDTSVAPLLVYETARAMSNTEVLDKRFNMSWKFEVDPDFDYLVRLHFCELVYDKANERIFKIYINNRTAADNVDVYVQAGGKNKAYHLDYFDAMSLSIDTLWVQLGPDAGAGAAGTDALLNGLEIFKLSRNGNLAYVDKHDSAGNAASKSKVLWVGIGAGLASIAVIAVIVILVFCFCRSQKNKSSDTKNNSPGWRPLFLVGAAVNSTMAAKGSSGSQKAYGSVISTRAGKHFTLAEIIAATKNFDESLVIGVGGFGKVYKGEIDGGVLAAIKRSNPQSEQGLAEFETEIEMLSKLRHRHLVSLIGFCEEKNEMILVYEYMSNGTLRSHLFGSDLPPLTWKQRLEVCIGAARGLHYLHTGAERGIIHRDVKTTNILLDENFVAKMADFGLSKDGPALDHTHVSTAVKGSFGYLDPEYFRRQQLTEKSDVYSFGVVLFEVVCARAVINPTLPKDQINLAEWAMRWQRQRSIETIIDPHLRGNYCPESLAKFGEIAEKCLADDGKSRPTMGEVLWHLEYVLQLHEAWLNRDSIVTSFSSSQDLRGAKDGGLELVHESSSQDEENE from the coding sequence ATGTGGAGGGTTCTTGGGGTAGGACACTCTTATTTACTGATTCTGATGATGTTAGTCTCAGTGAGATTGAGCATTGTTGAGGCTCAAAAAAAGTCCTTTCTCATAAATTGTGGTTCAAACTCTTCTGTGAATGTGGATGGTAGAAGATGGGTTGGGGATATGAACCCTAATAATAATGTCACTCTTAGTTCCCCTGGTGTTGCAGTATCCACCTCTCCATTGAGTGGAATTTCTATCTATGATTCACTCTACAAAACAGCCAGGATTTTCACTGGTTCTTTGAATTACACAATCAAAGATCTTCAAGGGAACTATGTTCTTAGGTTCCATTTTTCTCCCTTTGTGGATGTTGAGGACTACAATGTGAATAAGTCCTCATTTAGTGTGGTGGCTAATAGTCTGAAACTACTCTCTGAGTTCAATGTTCCGGAGAAGATTTCGCAGTTGCAGAATTCAGGAAAGAATTCTAGTTCATTCTCCTTGATTAAGGAGTACCTTTTTGATATCAGTGCAGAGCTTGTGATTGAGTTTGTTTCAACTGGAAACTCCTTTGGATTTGTCAATGCCATTGAAGTTGTCCCAGTTGTGGACGAGCTCTTTGCCAGCTCAGTCAGGAAAGTTGGTGGTGGAAACTTGAATGTGATGGGACGTGGAATGGAGACTATGTATAGATTAAATGTTGGTGGTCCTGAGATTCAACCTGATCAAGATCCTGATCTTTGGAGAACTTGGGAAATGGATTCTGGCTATATGATCACACAAAATGCTGGCATAGGAATTAACAACAGTTCCAATATCACTTATGCTTCTGCAAATGATACTTCAGTAGCTCCTCTACTTGTATACGAAACAGCAAGGGCAATGTCAAACACAGAAGTCTTGGACAAGAGATTTAACATGTCCTGGAAATTCGAAGTGGATCCCGATTTTGATTATTTGGTCCGGCTACATTTCTGCGAGTTGGTTTATGATAAGGCGAACGAGAGGATTTTCAAGATCTACATAAACAACAGGACTGCTGCAGATAATGTTGATGTTTATGTTCAAGCAGGAGGGAAGAATAAAGCATATCACCTGGACTATTTCGACGCCATGTCTTTGAGCATTGACACATTATGGGTTCAACTAGGTCCTGATGCAGGTGCTGGTGCTGCGGGAACTGATGCTCTCTTGAATGGACTAGAGATTTTCAAGCTTAGTCGAAATGGGAATCTAGCCTATGTCGATAAACATGACTCAGCTGGCAATGCAGCAAGCAAATCAAAAGTTCTTTGGGTTGGAATTGGAGCAGGTCTAGCTTCTATTGCTGTAATTGCAGTTATAGTTATTCTTGTTTTCTGTTTCTGCAGAAGCCAGAAGAACAAATCAAGTGACACGAAAAACAATTCTCCTGGTTGGCGACCTTTGTTCCTTGTTGGGGCGGCTGTGAACAGCACCATGGCCGCGAAGGGATCATCAGGAAGTCAAAAAGCATATGGATCTGTGATCTCAACAAGAGCTGGCAAGCACTTTACATTGGCTGAAATCATTGCTGCcacaaaaaattttgatgaGAGCTTGGTAATTGGAGTTGGAGGCTTTGGTAAGGTGtacaagggggagattgatggtGGTGTCCTTGCTGCGATCAAGCGATCCAACCCGCAATCTGAGCAAGGCTTGGCTGAATTTGAGACAGAAATTGAGATGCTCTCCAAACTCAGGCATAGGCATCTTGTGTCATTGATTGGTTTCtgtgaagaaaaaaatgaaatgattCTGGTTTATGAGTATATGTCCAATGGAACTCTTAGAAGCCACTTGTTTGGGAGTGATCTTCCCCCATTAACTTGGAAGCAGCGTCTCGAGGTGTGCATTGGCGCTGCTAGGGGACTTCACTACCTACATACAGGAGCCGAGCGTGGTATAATTCACAGGGATGTCAAGACAACCAACATATTGCTGGATGAGAACTTTGTAGCCAAAATGGCCGATTTTGGTTTGTCGAAAGATGGACCGGCTTTGGACCATACTCATGTTAGTACAGCTGTGAAGGGAAGCTTTGGCTATCTAGACCCGGAGTACTTCAGGAGACAGCAGTTGACCGAGAAATCGGATGTGTACTCATTTGGGGTTGTgttgtttgaagttgtttgtgCTAGAGCTGTGATCAACCCAACCTTGCCTAAAGATCAGATCAATCTTGCAGAATGGGCAATGAGATGGCAAAGGCAAAGATCAATTGAAACAATCATTGATCCTCATCTTAGAGGAAACTATTGTCCCGAATCCTTGGCGAAGTTTGGGGAGATAGCCGAGAAATGTCTCGCGGACGATGGGAAGAGCAGGCCAACTATGGGGGAGGTGTTGTGGCACTTAGAATATGTGTTGCAGCTACATGAAGCTTGGTTGAACAGGGACAGTATTGTAACTTCCTTCTCAAGTAGCCAAGATTTGAGAGGTGCAAAAGATGGAGGACTAGAATTGGTGCACGAGTCTTCAAGTCAAGATGAAGAAAATGAATGA